In one Clostridiisalibacter paucivorans DSM 22131 genomic region, the following are encoded:
- the scfB gene encoding thioether cross-link-forming SCIFF peptide maturase translates to MNNIHKFQLNDKNIILDVNSGAVHVVDDIIWDMVDLYKNMTLEDIVDTLTGRYSTEDLKDAYEEIKDLANNGLLYTEDIYEKYVDPNAQNIVKALCLHIAHDCNLQCKYCFASQGNYKGKSELMSFEVGKRSLEFLIENSGSRRNLEVDFFGGEPLMNFDVVKKLVKYGRELEKKYDKNFRFTLTTNGVLLDDDKMDFINEHMHNVVLSLDGRKEVNDNMRKTLDNKGSYDIIVPKFKKFIKKRGDKDYFVRGTFTSENLEFSKDVLHYRDLGFEVTSMEPVVADPKYSYSIKEEHLDTIFKEYEKLSKEYIDIKKKGENFSFYHFVIDLTQGSCILRRVSGCGAGSYYMAVTPKGDLYPCHQFVDHEEFKMGDVFKGVINDEVREEFKRANIYTKEECKGCWARFYCSGGCHANAYNSNGNILKPDNIACEMEKKRIECAISVVANLD, encoded by the coding sequence ATGAATAATATACACAAATTTCAACTAAATGATAAAAATATTATTTTAGATGTAAACAGTGGAGCAGTGCATGTGGTGGATGACATAATCTGGGACATGGTAGATCTTTATAAAAATATGACATTGGAAGATATAGTAGATACATTAACGGGAAGATATTCTACAGAGGATTTAAAGGATGCATATGAAGAAATAAAAGATTTGGCTAATAACGGATTATTGTATACTGAGGATATATATGAAAAGTATGTGGATCCAAATGCACAAAATATTGTTAAAGCATTGTGTTTACATATAGCTCATGATTGTAATTTACAGTGCAAGTATTGCTTTGCTTCTCAAGGGAATTATAAAGGGAAGAGTGAATTAATGTCCTTTGAGGTGGGAAAGAGATCTTTAGAGTTTTTGATAGAGAATTCTGGTTCTAGAAGAAATCTTGAAGTAGACTTTTTTGGTGGAGAGCCATTGATGAATTTTGATGTAGTTAAAAAGTTAGTGAAATATGGAAGGGAATTAGAAAAGAAATATGATAAAAATTTTAGATTTACTTTAACTACTAATGGTGTATTATTGGATGATGACAAGATGGATTTTATAAATGAACATATGCATAATGTAGTTTTGAGTTTGGATGGTAGAAAAGAAGTAAATGATAATATGAGAAAAACATTAGATAATAAGGGAAGTTACGATATAATAGTGCCTAAATTTAAGAAGTTTATTAAAAAAAGGGGAGACAAGGATTATTTTGTTAGGGGAACTTTTACTAGTGAAAATTTAGAGTTTTCCAAAGATGTACTCCATTATAGGGATTTGGGGTTTGAAGTTACTAGTATGGAACCAGTTGTAGCTGATCCCAAATATAGTTATAGTATAAAGGAAGAGCATTTAGATACGATTTTCAAAGAGTATGAAAAATTGTCTAAAGAATATATAGATATAAAGAAAAAAGGTGAGAATTTTAGTTTTTATCATTTTGTTATAGATCTAACTCAAGGTTCATGTATATTAAGAAGAGTATCTGGTTGTGGAGCAGGTTCTTACTATATGGCAGTAACTCCAAAGGGAGATCTATATCCATGTCATCAATTTGTAGACCATGAAGAATTTAAGATGGGAGATGTATTTAAAGGAGTAATTAATGATGAGGTAAGAGAAGAGTTCAAAAGAGCCAATATATATACTAAAGAAGAATGTAAAGGATGTTGGGCTAGATTTTATTGCAGTGGTGGATGTCATGCTAATGCATATAATTCTAATGGCAATATATTAAAACCCGATAATATAGCTTGTGAAATGGAGAAAAAAAGGATAGAATGTGCTATATCTGTCGTAGCTAATTTAGATTAA
- the scfA gene encoding six-cysteine ranthipeptide SCIFF codes for MKHIKTISGKSFANTIANGGCGECQTSCQSACKTSCTVGNQSCENSNNIKK; via the coding sequence ATGAAACATATTAAGACAATCAGTGGTAAAAGTTTTGCAAATACTATAGCCAATGGTGGATGTGGAGAGTGTCAAACATCATGTCAGTCAGCTTGTAAGACTTCCTGTACAGTAGGAAATCAGAGTTGCGAAAACAGTAATAACATTAAAAAGTAG
- a CDS encoding TIGR04086 family membrane protein: MSRNIGVRKNGVVMSLIKGLLFSFLLTMIFFIIFALLLTYTDLSEGYIPIVNSIIMVVSIAVGGIVISSNIMNKGWLNGAILGLLYVFIFVICGSIIFKSFNPNIYMFSKLGIGLISGAVGGMIGVNIK, from the coding sequence ATGAGTAGAAATATAGGAGTTAGGAAAAATGGGGTAGTAATGTCTCTAATAAAGGGGCTTTTATTCAGTTTTTTATTGACTATGATTTTCTTTATTATTTTTGCACTGCTATTGACTTATACTGATCTGTCTGAAGGATATATACCTATAGTAAATTCTATCATTATGGTAGTATCTATTGCAGTTGGAGGAATAGTAATCTCATCTAATATTATGAATAAAGGTTGGTTAAATGGAGCAATCCTTGGACTTCTATATGTATTTATTTTCGTTATATGTGGGAGTATAATATTCAAATCATTTAATCCCAACATATATATGTTTTCCAAACTAGGAATTGGATTGATTAGTGGTGCCGTTGGTGGTATGATAGGAGTAAACATAAAATAA
- the yajC gene encoding preprotein translocase subunit YajC codes for MEYTRFIFPLAFLVLFYFLLIRPQQKKDKKIREMRSNLKVGDEIVTIGGIKGKIINLKDEALTIEVGADKTKLTVARWAIGNIGNREEK; via the coding sequence ATGGAATACACTAGATTTATTTTCCCACTAGCCTTTTTGGTACTATTTTATTTTTTATTGATTAGACCTCAGCAGAAGAAAGATAAGAAGATAAGAGAGATGAGGAGTAATCTAAAGGTAGGAGATGAGATAGTAACTATTGGAGGCATTAAGGGTAAGATAATAAACTTAAAAGATGAAGCCCTTACCATCGAAGTTGGTGCAGACAAGACTAAACTAACTGTTGCAAGATGGGCAATTGGTAATATTGGTAACAGAGAAGAAAAATAA
- the tgt gene encoding tRNA guanosine(34) transglycosylase Tgt, whose protein sequence is MVIKYELIKEASDSNARLGKLYTPHGVIETPIFMPVGTQATVKTMTPEELKDMGAQIILSNTYHLYLRPGHDLIDEAGGLHKFMNWDKPILTDSGGFQVFSLGDLRNIEEKGVEFRSHIDGSKHFISPEKSIEIQNALESDIAMAFDECAPYPADKDYVKNSLERTTRWAKRCKDAHKKPVKQGIFGIVQGGMYKDLREQSAKEIIDIDFPGYAVGGLSVGEPANIMYDVLDFTTPLLPKNKPRYLMGVGSPDYLFESVIRGIDMADCVLPTRMARNGTVFTSQGRVIIKNAQYARDFGKLDPECDCYTCRNYSRAYIRHLFKAKEILGARLTTIHNLYFLIKLMENIRNAIREDNLLQYREEFYKKYGYIK, encoded by the coding sequence ATGGTTATAAAATATGAATTAATAAAAGAAGCCAGTGATTCCAATGCCAGATTGGGAAAATTATATACACCTCATGGAGTGATAGAGACTCCTATTTTTATGCCTGTGGGGACTCAAGCTACAGTTAAAACGATGACACCTGAAGAATTAAAGGATATGGGAGCTCAAATAATATTAAGTAATACTTACCATCTTTATTTAAGACCGGGCCATGATTTAATAGATGAAGCTGGAGGATTACACAAGTTTATGAATTGGGATAAGCCTATTTTGACAGATAGTGGTGGTTTTCAAGTATTTAGTTTAGGGGATTTGAGAAATATTGAAGAAAAAGGAGTGGAATTTAGATCCCATATAGATGGCTCAAAACATTTTATAAGCCCTGAAAAATCTATTGAAATACAAAATGCCCTTGAATCGGATATAGCTATGGCCTTTGATGAATGTGCTCCTTACCCTGCCGATAAAGATTATGTAAAAAATTCTTTAGAAAGGACAACGAGATGGGCAAAGAGGTGTAAAGATGCCCATAAAAAACCAGTTAAGCAGGGTATATTTGGAATAGTTCAAGGAGGAATGTATAAAGATTTAAGGGAGCAAAGTGCTAAAGAGATAATTGATATAGATTTTCCTGGATATGCCGTTGGAGGGCTGAGTGTAGGAGAGCCTGCTAATATAATGTACGATGTATTGGATTTTACTACACCTCTATTGCCTAAAAACAAACCTAGATATCTTATGGGAGTGGGGAGTCCAGATTATCTCTTTGAATCAGTTATTAGAGGAATAGATATGGCAGATTGTGTTTTGCCTACAAGGATGGCTAGAAATGGTACGGTATTTACTAGTCAGGGAAGAGTAATAATAAAAAATGCCCAATATGCTAGGGATTTTGGAAAACTAGATCCAGAATGTGACTGCTATACTTGTAGAAATTATTCAAGGGCATATATAAGACATCTATTTAAAGCAAAGGAGATTTTAGGTGCACGACTTACAACTATTCACAATCTATATTTTCTAATTAAACTGATGGAAAACATAAGAAATGCAATAAGAGAAGATAATTTATTGCAATATAGAGAAGAATTTTACAAAAAATATGGATATATAAAGTGA
- the queA gene encoding tRNA preQ1(34) S-adenosylmethionine ribosyltransferase-isomerase QueA, which produces MKTEDFNFYLPEKLIAQHPLEDRKLSRLMILDKETGKIEHKIFKDIIEYLNPGDCLVLNDTKVIPARLFGERKNTGGKVEFLLLKRVKGDQWETLVKPGKKARIGDNIVFGEGLLEATVLDIREGGTRLIEFKYNGIFNEILDKLGEMPLPPYITEKLGDKDRYQTVYSKNEGSAAAPTAGLHFTKELLDDIKNKGVNIAFITLHVGLGTFRPVKVDDVENHDMHSEFFDVSKEAADKINNAKKNGGSIISVGTTSTRTLETVTDDNGVVKSKSGWTDIFIYPGYKFKIVDKLITNFHLPESTLIMLVSTLSTRENVLNAYKCAVDEKYRFFSFGDAMFIK; this is translated from the coding sequence TTGAAGACGGAGGATTTTAATTTTTATTTGCCAGAAAAACTTATAGCACAACACCCATTAGAGGATAGAAAGCTATCTAGACTGATGATATTAGATAAAGAAACAGGGAAAATTGAACATAAGATATTTAAAGATATAATAGAGTATTTAAACCCTGGAGATTGTTTAGTGTTAAATGATACAAAGGTCATACCTGCTAGATTGTTTGGAGAGAGGAAGAACACTGGCGGCAAGGTTGAGTTTTTGCTATTGAAAAGGGTAAAGGGAGATCAATGGGAGACTTTGGTTAAGCCTGGTAAAAAAGCCAGAATAGGAGATAATATAGTGTTTGGAGAGGGACTTTTAGAGGCTACTGTTTTAGATATAAGAGAAGGGGGAACACGGTTAATAGAATTTAAATATAATGGGATATTTAATGAAATATTAGATAAATTGGGAGAGATGCCCCTTCCTCCTTATATAACAGAAAAGTTAGGTGATAAAGATAGATATCAGACTGTATATTCTAAAAATGAAGGGTCTGCTGCTGCACCTACTGCGGGTCTTCACTTTACAAAAGAATTGTTGGATGATATTAAGAATAAGGGAGTTAATATAGCATTTATTACTCTCCATGTGGGATTGGGCACATTTAGACCTGTAAAGGTAGATGACGTAGAAAACCATGATATGCATTCGGAATTTTTTGATGTATCTAAGGAGGCTGCAGATAAAATAAATAATGCAAAGAAAAATGGTGGAAGTATTATATCAGTAGGGACTACATCTACAAGAACTTTAGAGACGGTTACTGATGATAATGGTGTGGTGAAAAGTAAATCTGGATGGACAGATATATTTATATACCCTGGTTATAAGTTTAAAATAGTAGATAAGTTAATAACTAATTTTCATTTGCCAGAATCTACTTTGATAATGCTGGTAAGTACCCTTTCTACTAGGGAAAATGTGTTAAATGCTTATAAGTGTGCTGTTGATGAAAAATATAGATTTTTTAGTTTTGGGGATGCAATGTTTATTAAATAA
- a CDS encoding SpoIID/LytB domain-containing protein codes for MGRKNIIYILFAIILVMSTRSYSYASYDIPDYVDIGLKSIMNGSNTYTVQSTDGFNVGEVERDFETILRIKEDEITVGYAQNISPYIIVMDKEFDDISDITDEIDELKDDEDLLAFIYACNGGYYIAFGPYTSEREAESDYRSMEDDINGDLKIITTDDDAIAVYDDYEGMLFLYNSEDSTYFISADNWDKESVVELDNNAYRDYIGFTVRNKKIIPINRVTVDHYLYGVVPREISPSWHEEALKAQAIAARNFTIVNIDRHNAEGFDLCDNNHCQVYGGYKWEDSKTNDAIDDTRNELITYDGEPIYAYYHSNSGGKTENSENVWSNPVPYLKSVEDKFSVGSPNTNWQLVLTNDKVREVFSRNGIDIGEILSIDVLSKSENGRILEIEFEGKYGSKVFEKEEIRKIFGYNIVKSTWFDIGSSGIETYVIDGLGNGIQRMSVDSAFILSGHSNNIANRGTNRKNIRYNLTDGENHKTINQSSSEGIVFNGKGWGHGLGMSQWGAKKMAELGYSYEQIIEYYYNDVEIE; via the coding sequence TTGGGGAGAAAAAATATTATATATATATTGTTTGCAATTATTTTAGTCATGTCAACCCGTAGCTATAGTTATGCTAGTTATGATATACCCGATTATGTAGACATAGGGCTTAAGAGCATCATGAATGGAAGCAATACTTATACTGTTCAAAGTACTGATGGATTTAATGTAGGTGAAGTAGAAAGAGATTTTGAGACTATTTTAAGGATAAAAGAGGACGAAATTACAGTGGGATATGCTCAAAATATTAGTCCATATATTATTGTAATGGACAAGGAATTTGATGATATTAGTGATATAACAGATGAAATTGATGAATTAAAGGATGATGAAGATCTATTGGCCTTTATATATGCATGTAATGGAGGATATTACATAGCATTTGGACCTTATACAAGTGAAAGAGAAGCAGAATCTGATTATCGTAGTATGGAAGATGATATAAATGGAGATCTAAAAATAATAACTACTGATGACGATGCAATAGCTGTATATGATGATTATGAAGGTATGCTTTTTTTATATAATAGTGAAGATAGCACATATTTTATTTCAGCGGATAATTGGGACAAGGAGTCTGTTGTAGAATTAGACAATAATGCCTATAGGGATTATATAGGATTTACTGTAAGAAATAAAAAGATAATCCCAATAAATCGTGTTACTGTAGACCATTATTTATATGGTGTAGTTCCTAGAGAGATATCTCCAAGTTGGCATGAGGAGGCGTTGAAGGCTCAGGCTATTGCAGCTAGAAATTTTACTATTGTAAATATAGATAGGCATAATGCAGAGGGGTTTGATCTGTGTGACAATAATCATTGTCAAGTTTATGGTGGATATAAATGGGAAGATTCCAAGACTAATGATGCCATTGATGATACGAGAAATGAATTAATTACATATGATGGAGAACCTATATATGCTTATTATCATTCCAACAGTGGTGGTAAAACAGAAAACAGTGAAAATGTATGGAGTAATCCAGTACCGTATTTAAAGTCTGTAGAGGACAAGTTTTCTGTAGGCTCCCCTAACACTAATTGGCAATTAGTACTTACTAATGACAAAGTAAGAGAGGTCTTTTCTAGAAATGGTATAGACATTGGGGAGATACTGTCTATAGATGTATTATCTAAGTCTGAAAATGGTAGGATATTAGAGATTGAATTCGAAGGGAAATATGGCAGCAAGGTATTTGAAAAAGAAGAGATAAGAAAAATATTTGGGTATAATATTGTAAAGAGTACATGGTTTGATATTGGATCTTCTGGCATAGAGACGTATGTAATAGATGGTCTGGGAAATGGAATACAAAGGATGTCTGTAGATTCAGCCTTTATATTGTCAGGACATAGTAACAATATAGCAAATAGAGGTACCAATAGAAAAAATATTAGGTATAATTTAACTGATGGAGAAAATCATAAAACTATAAACCAATCATCTAGTGAAGGTATAGTTTTTAATGGAAAAGGTTGGGGACATGGATTGGGAATGAGTCAGTGGGGAGCTAAAAAGATGGCTGAACTAGGCTATAGCTATGAACAAATAATAGAATATTATTATAATGATGTAGAAATTGAGTAA
- a CDS encoding DUF2905 domain-containing protein translates to MQSIGKMIITIGVLLIVLGGALIVFQKMGLGRLPGDIFIKKGNFTFIFPVMTSIIISIVLSLIFYLINRM, encoded by the coding sequence ATGCAATCTATAGGAAAGATGATAATAACTATTGGTGTTTTATTAATAGTACTGGGAGGAGCGTTAATTGTCTTTCAAAAAATGGGATTAGGAAGATTGCCTGGAGATATTTTTATTAAAAAAGGCAATTTCACCTTTATTTTTCCTGTAATGACATCTATAATTATAAGCATAGTATTAAGTTTGATATTTTATTTAATAAATAGGATGTAA
- the ruvB gene encoding Holliday junction branch migration DNA helicase RuvB, whose translation MEEMENRIITRNIREEDYEMEFSLRPKTLTEYTGQDKIKKKLEIFIKAAKDRQESLDHVLLYGPPGLGKTTLASIIANEMGVNIRITSGPAIERPGDLAAILTNLGENDVLFIDEIHRLNRTVEEILYPAMEDFALDIIIGKGPSARSIRLDLSRFTLIGATTRAGLLTSPLRDRFGVICKLDYYEIDDLKIIVRRSAEILQVDIDEEGALEIAKRSRGTPRIANRLLKRVRDYAQVVEDGFVNKEVAKKALELLEVDDLGLDNVDKKLIMTIIEKFGGGPVGLDTLAASIGEERNTIEDVYEPYLLQIGFINRTPRGRVVTQRCLKHFNIKLEN comes from the coding sequence ATGGAGGAAATGGAAAATAGGATTATAACAAGGAATATAAGGGAAGAAGATTATGAGATGGAATTTTCATTGAGACCTAAAACCTTAACGGAATATACAGGACAGGATAAGATAAAGAAAAAATTAGAGATTTTTATCAAAGCAGCAAAAGACAGACAAGAATCCTTAGACCATGTACTATTATATGGACCACCTGGTTTAGGAAAAACAACCCTTGCAAGTATAATAGCTAATGAAATGGGGGTAAATATTAGAATTACTTCTGGTCCTGCTATTGAAAGACCAGGGGATTTAGCTGCTATATTAACTAATTTAGGGGAAAATGATGTATTATTTATAGATGAAATTCATAGGTTAAATAGAACAGTAGAGGAAATATTATATCCTGCCATGGAGGATTTTGCATTGGACATAATTATAGGAAAGGGACCCAGTGCAAGGTCTATAAGATTAGATTTATCTAGATTTACTCTTATAGGGGCAACTACAAGGGCCGGTCTTTTGACATCTCCATTAAGAGATAGATTTGGAGTTATCTGCAAATTAGACTATTATGAGATTGATGATTTAAAAATCATAGTTAGAAGGTCAGCAGAAATATTACAGGTGGATATTGATGAAGAAGGGGCATTGGAGATAGCTAAGCGGTCCAGGGGAACACCAAGGATAGCAAATAGACTATTAAAAAGAGTAAGGGATTATGCCCAAGTAGTTGAAGATGGATTTGTAAATAAAGAAGTTGCTAAGAAGGCATTGGAATTGTTGGAAGTGGATGATTTAGGTCTAGATAATGTAGATAAAAAGCTTATAATGACTATCATAGAAAAATTTGGAGGTGGTCCTGTAGGCCTAGATACATTGGCTGCATCTATTGGTGAAGAGAGAAATACTATAGAAGATGTGTATGAGCCTTATTTATTGCAGATAGGATTTATAAATAGAACTCCAAGGGGTAGAGTAGTGACTCAGAGGTGTTTGAAACATTTTAATATAAAACTCGAGAATTAA
- the ruvA gene encoding Holliday junction branch migration protein RuvA, with product MFEYIKGIIDFIGEDYIVIENGGIGYKVFTSRNSILSINEDDGKKNCKIYTLLNVREDDISIYGFTSNEELKIFKLLLSVSKIGPKVGLGMLSTMSPNDIKLSITSEDVDNLSKAPGVGKKTARRIILELKDKIEYDISEDLTSVDISTHGNIDETITALMALGYTRIEINKVIGKIDMENLTTEETIKKALLELSKK from the coding sequence ATGTTCGAATATATAAAGGGCATTATAGATTTTATTGGAGAAGATTATATAGTTATAGAGAATGGAGGAATAGGGTACAAGGTATTTACTTCTAGAAATTCTATATTATCTATTAATGAAGATGATGGCAAGAAAAATTGTAAAATATATACATTATTAAATGTAAGAGAAGACGACATTAGTATTTATGGATTTACATCTAATGAGGAACTTAAAATATTTAAATTGTTGTTATCTGTTAGCAAAATAGGACCCAAAGTAGGTCTAGGCATGTTGTCTACTATGTCTCCAAATGATATTAAGCTTTCTATAACATCTGAAGATGTAGATAATTTGTCTAAGGCACCAGGTGTAGGAAAAAAAACTGCTAGAAGAATAATATTGGAGCTTAAGGACAAAATTGAATATGATATATCAGAAGATTTAACAAGTGTAGATATATCAACTCATGGAAATATAGACGAGACTATAACTGCATTAATGGCATTGGGCTATACTAGAATAGAAATAAATAAGGTTATTGGTAAAATAGATATGGAGAACTTAACTACTGAAGAAACTATAAAGAAGGCTTTATTGGAATTGTCAAAAAAATAG
- the ruvC gene encoding crossover junction endodeoxyribonuclease RuvC, translated as MIIIGIDPGIAIVGYGIIRYKGNNFKVIDYGAITTEPKYSFPERLKIIYDELTEILVKYNPDVFAIEELFFNKNVKTAIDVGQARGVELLTAINKEIDIFEYTPLQVKQGVVGYGRAKKRQVQEMVKILLNLSEIPKPDDVADALAVAICHAHSMNFDSLFRIR; from the coding sequence GTGATAATAATAGGAATTGATCCAGGAATTGCAATTGTAGGATATGGTATTATAAGATATAAAGGAAATAATTTTAAAGTGATAGATTATGGTGCAATAACTACAGAGCCTAAATATTCTTTTCCAGAAAGACTTAAAATTATATATGATGAGCTTACTGAAATTTTAGTTAAATATAATCCCGATGTCTTTGCTATAGAGGAGTTATTTTTTAATAAAAATGTAAAAACAGCTATAGATGTGGGACAGGCCAGAGGTGTAGAATTATTGACAGCAATAAATAAAGAGATAGATATTTTTGAATATACTCCTTTACAGGTAAAACAAGGAGTAGTTGGATATGGACGGGCTAAAAAAAGACAAGTACAAGAAATGGTAAAAATACTTTTAAATCTTTCTGAAATACCTAAACCTGATGATGTAGCCGATGCTTTGGCGGTAGCTATATGTCATGCCCATTCAATGAATTTTGACAGTCTATTTAGAATAAGATAA
- a CDS encoding BofC C-terminal domain-containing protein, with the protein MKFLKGWIFALILTASIVSGFYLGVFAGDKIVNKKPQEKVDEPQDISMEEQNNVEIAREEEKIRPNTDIEYIIYYTQCDHTIRESKKPDENMINMSEKDLDEYILSRELDWKVVYFNNNKVIIKVNKEQICPNHYVLKEKDGRIAVYKINEQGEMDLKEIISHPVSLLREVDQEKLRKGIIVDSQEELINTLENFIS; encoded by the coding sequence ATGAAATTTTTAAAAGGGTGGATTTTTGCCCTGATTCTAACTGCTTCTATAGTTAGTGGTTTTTATTTAGGAGTATTTGCAGGAGATAAAATAGTGAATAAAAAGCCTCAAGAGAAGGTTGATGAACCTCAAGATATTTCTATGGAAGAACAGAACAATGTTGAGATAGCTAGAGAAGAAGAAAAAATAAGACCAAATACAGATATTGAATATATAATATACTATACACAATGTGATCACACTATAAGAGAATCTAAAAAACCTGATGAAAATATGATAAATATGAGTGAAAAAGACTTAGATGAATATATATTATCTAGAGAGCTAGACTGGAAAGTAGTGTATTTTAATAATAATAAGGTTATTATTAAAGTAAACAAGGAACAGATTTGTCCAAATCATTATGTATTAAAAGAAAAAGATGGTAGGATAGCTGTATATAAGATAAATGAACAGGGAGAGATGGATTTAAAAGAAATAATAAGCCATCCTGTAAGCTTATTGAGAGAGGTAGATCAAGAAAAATTAAGGAAGGGCATAATTGTTGATAGTCAGGAAGAACTTATAAATACTTTAGAAAATTTTATAAGTTAA